Proteins encoded in a region of the Niveispirillum cyanobacteriorum genome:
- the atpB gene encoding F0F1 ATP synthase subunit A: protein MELSAPFDAPIAFALGPFPITWPVLHALLCSLLLTLVGIGLSARVATERAGRLGTAIEAIVDLLRAELDQVMQTDSRPFVPLLGGLFLFIATANLMGLVPGLGAPTAHLETAIALGLAVFGSVHVLGVYRRGWRAYLGSFAHPRWWMLPLNLLSELTRTLSLILRLFGNVMSGEFVIAIVLSLAGFLVPVPLMALEALLGLIQAYIFTILAAVFIGGAIGSIEKG from the coding sequence ATGGAGCTTTCAGCCCCTTTCGACGCGCCGATTGCCTTTGCCCTGGGTCCTTTCCCCATCACCTGGCCTGTACTCCATGCCCTGCTGTGCAGCCTGTTGCTGACGCTTGTAGGGATCGGCCTGTCGGCCCGCGTTGCCACCGAACGGGCGGGGCGGCTGGGTACGGCCATTGAGGCCATTGTCGATCTGCTGCGCGCTGAGCTGGATCAGGTCATGCAGACCGACAGCCGCCCCTTTGTGCCGCTGCTGGGCGGGCTGTTCCTGTTCATCGCGACCGCCAACCTGATGGGGCTGGTACCGGGTCTGGGGGCACCGACGGCGCATCTGGAAACGGCCATCGCCCTGGGTCTGGCCGTGTTCGGGTCGGTGCATGTGCTGGGCGTTTACCGTCGCGGCTGGCGCGCCTATCTGGGCAGCTTTGCGCATCCGCGCTGGTGGATGCTGCCTTTGAACCTGCTGTCGGAACTGACCCGCACCCTGTCGCTGATATTGCGCCTGTTCGGGAATGTGATGAGCGGGGAATTCGTCATCGCCATTGTGCTGTCGCTGGCGGGGTTCCTGGTGCCGGTGCCGTTGATGGCGTTGGAGGCGCTGCTGGGCCTGATCCAGGCCTACATTTTCACCATTCTGGCCGCCGTCTTTATTGGCGGAGCCATCGGTTCTATTGAGAAGGGCTGA